From Variovorax sp. PMC12, the proteins below share one genomic window:
- a CDS encoding sulfatase family protein, producing the protein MTRPNIIFIVADDLGYADLGCYGGRDAAFGPVSPVLDGLAANGLKLTQGYANSPVCSPTRFGMITGRYQYRLRGAAEEPINSKSRGSTTLGLPTDHPTLPSLLKASGYQTALIGKWHLGYPPSFGPLRSGYDEFFGPMSGGVDYFTHCDSTGRHDLWFGEEDKVEEGYLTDILSKRAVDYVDRMAELQKKEDDAPFFLSLHYTAPHWPWETRDDAAKAPNIKDNLFDLAGGNIHVYRRMIHHMDEGIGWIMAALEKHGMADNTLVVFTSDNGGERFSDNWPLVGGKMDLTEGGIRVPWIAHWPAVIGKGGESPQLCMTMDWSATMLDAAGVAAHPDYPLDGVSLMPVLKDASKSFRRPLHWRMNHRGQEALRDGDWKYLKVDGNEYLFNIPGDERERANLAKKEPERLAAMRADWAAWNATMPAIPEDATVSLGYSVKDMPQR; encoded by the coding sequence ATGACCAGACCCAACATCATCTTCATCGTGGCCGACGACCTCGGCTATGCCGACCTCGGCTGCTACGGCGGGCGCGATGCCGCCTTCGGCCCCGTGTCGCCCGTGCTCGACGGCCTGGCCGCCAACGGCCTGAAGCTCACGCAGGGCTACGCCAACTCGCCCGTGTGCTCGCCCACCCGCTTCGGCATGATCACCGGCCGCTACCAGTACCGCCTGCGCGGCGCGGCCGAAGAGCCCATCAACAGCAAGAGCCGCGGCAGCACCACCCTGGGCCTGCCGACCGACCACCCCACCCTGCCCTCGTTGCTGAAGGCCAGCGGCTACCAGACCGCCCTCATCGGCAAATGGCACCTGGGCTACCCGCCCAGCTTCGGGCCGCTGCGCTCTGGGTACGACGAATTCTTCGGGCCCATGTCGGGCGGCGTCGACTACTTCACGCATTGCGACTCCACCGGCCGCCACGACCTGTGGTTCGGCGAAGAAGACAAGGTCGAAGAGGGCTACCTCACCGACATCCTCTCCAAGCGCGCAGTCGACTACGTCGACCGCATGGCAGAACTCCAGAAGAAAGAGGACGACGCGCCCTTCTTCCTGAGCCTGCACTACACCGCGCCCCACTGGCCGTGGGAAACCCGCGACGACGCGGCCAAGGCGCCGAACATCAAGGACAACCTGTTCGACCTGGCCGGCGGCAACATTCATGTGTACCGCCGCATGATCCATCACATGGACGAAGGCATCGGCTGGATCATGGCCGCGCTGGAAAAGCACGGCATGGCCGACAACACCCTGGTGGTGTTCACCAGCGACAACGGCGGCGAACGCTTCTCCGACAACTGGCCGCTGGTCGGCGGCAAGATGGACCTGACCGAAGGCGGCATCCGCGTGCCATGGATCGCCCACTGGCCCGCCGTGATCGGCAAGGGCGGCGAAAGCCCGCAGCTGTGCATGACCATGGACTGGTCGGCCACCATGCTCGACGCGGCCGGCGTGGCCGCGCACCCGGACTATCCGCTGGACGGCGTTTCGCTGATGCCCGTGCTCAAGGACGCGTCGAAGAGCTTCCGCCGCCCGCTGCACTGGCGCATGAACCATCGCGGACAAGAAGCGCTGCGCGACGGCGACTGGAAGTACCTGAAGGTGGACGGGAACGAGTACCTGTTCAACATCCCTGGGGATGAACGCGAGCGGGCTAATCTGGCGAAAAAGGAGCCTGAACGACTCGCTGCGATGCGGGCGGATTGGGCGGCTTGGAATGCGACTATGCCGGCTATTCCGGAGGATGCGACTGTGAGTTTGGGGTACTCGGTTAAGGATATGCCGCAGAGGTGA
- a CDS encoding FUSC family protein, whose translation MLGPRAAHRVRAALRIALSHYVASGLTVALGLLFISGGIHLWLGTLAASTAATGVIVTAPPDLPGPRRGKFFQMLPAPLIGLPLFFAVQMLHTAPIRLGLLLVPATFMAFLAMAWGKRGIPIAIAVMFSMIFSMATQTPRDMADAIERTWHFGLGAGLYVIWATLANLLLNGRFRTQSMADVLYSLAALMRTEAGQFLPHDDTRDVRDTPAPVLGQLLREQAALADQLQATRDIVLESPRTPRRQRLAAMLVIVLEMRDQLLASELDLDTLRAHPAHAAALIEMREVLEELADETIALADALLMRRHPAAVADRRPRLAAIHVSADDSASTHGGGGHIGPTAAMLARGLASRIGHINDEVLRLSAMARGDVEPNLAVVRANWQMFVSPTDWSWRPFFTLWRWDQPPLRHAIRASLAIAAGYAIAVSMPWGSHDYWILLTIVVVLRGSLSQTLERRNARVAGTLLGCVLAVGLLSAHPSALALLAIVTVAQAIAHSFAVRRYLITAVAATVLGLVQAHMLNVGVAPIFALFERIADTLIGAALAWGFCYVLPSWERTQIPALVARVLTAQARHARLALGLGQLQAIDSSPELEWRLARREAYDSLSALVQATQRSLSEPRAVQPPLEPLEHLQAHSYQLLAQLSAVKSMLVLRRDRLTPGEVEGPISRTSQRIEAAIGTMPTTGPSHPESSGSTAVGGPIPLPDPFDNDISPWLLRRLDLATALATQLRDDAARILQPLNETTAQAKTTTA comes from the coding sequence CCGGCGCCGCTCATCGGCCTGCCGCTCTTCTTTGCGGTGCAGATGCTGCACACCGCGCCCATCCGCCTCGGGCTGCTGCTGGTGCCGGCCACCTTCATGGCCTTCCTGGCCATGGCCTGGGGCAAGCGGGGCATCCCGATCGCCATCGCGGTGATGTTCTCGATGATCTTCTCCATGGCCACGCAGACCCCGCGCGACATGGCCGATGCCATCGAGCGCACCTGGCATTTCGGGCTGGGCGCGGGCCTCTACGTGATCTGGGCCACGCTCGCCAACCTGCTGCTCAACGGGCGCTTTCGCACCCAGTCGATGGCCGACGTGCTGTATTCACTGGCCGCGCTCATGCGCACCGAGGCCGGCCAGTTCCTGCCGCACGACGACACCCGCGACGTGCGCGACACCCCCGCGCCCGTGCTCGGCCAGCTGCTGCGCGAACAGGCCGCGCTGGCCGACCAGCTGCAGGCCACGCGCGACATCGTGCTCGAATCGCCCCGCACGCCGCGCCGCCAGCGGCTGGCCGCCATGCTGGTGATCGTGCTCGAAATGCGCGACCAGCTGCTCGCGAGCGAGCTCGACCTCGACACCCTGCGCGCCCACCCCGCGCATGCCGCGGCGCTCATCGAAATGCGCGAGGTGCTCGAAGAACTCGCCGACGAGACCATCGCGCTGGCCGATGCGCTGCTGATGCGCCGCCATCCCGCCGCCGTGGCGGACCGGCGCCCTCGGCTCGCGGCCATCCATGTGTCGGCGGACGACAGCGCCAGCACCCATGGGGGCGGCGGCCACATCGGCCCCACCGCCGCCATGCTGGCGCGCGGGCTGGCCAGCCGCATCGGCCACATCAACGACGAGGTGCTGCGCCTGTCGGCCATGGCCCGCGGCGACGTCGAGCCCAACCTTGCCGTGGTGCGCGCCAACTGGCAGATGTTCGTGAGCCCGACCGACTGGTCGTGGCGCCCCTTCTTCACGCTGTGGCGCTGGGACCAGCCGCCGCTGCGCCACGCCATCCGCGCGTCGCTGGCCATCGCCGCGGGCTACGCCATCGCGGTGTCGATGCCGTGGGGCTCGCACGACTACTGGATTCTGCTGACCATCGTGGTCGTGCTGCGCGGCAGCCTCTCGCAGACGCTGGAGCGGCGCAACGCGCGCGTGGCCGGCACGCTGCTGGGCTGCGTGCTCGCGGTGGGGCTGCTGTCGGCGCATCCGTCGGCGCTGGCGCTGCTGGCCATCGTGACCGTGGCGCAGGCCATCGCGCACAGCTTCGCGGTGCGGCGCTACCTCATCACCGCCGTGGCCGCCACCGTGCTGGGCCTGGTGCAGGCCCACATGCTGAACGTCGGCGTGGCGCCCATCTTCGCGCTGTTCGAGCGCATCGCCGACACGCTCATCGGCGCCGCGCTGGCCTGGGGCTTCTGCTATGTGCTGCCGTCATGGGAGCGCACGCAGATTCCGGCGCTGGTGGCGCGCGTGCTCACGGCGCAGGCCCGCCATGCGCGCCTGGCGCTCGGCCTGGGCCAGTTGCAGGCCATCGACAGCAGCCCCGAGCTCGAATGGCGGCTTGCGCGCCGCGAGGCCTACGACAGCCTCTCGGCGCTGGTGCAGGCCACGCAGCGTTCGCTCTCCGAACCGCGCGCGGTGCAGCCGCCGCTGGAGCCGCTCGAACACCTGCAGGCCCACAGCTACCAGCTGCTCGCGCAACTCAGCGCGGTCAAGTCGATGCTCGTGCTGCGCCGCGACCGCCTCACGCCGGGCGAGGTCGAAGGCCCCATCAGCCGCACCTCGCAACGAATCGAGGCCGCCATCGGAACTATGCCGACCACCGGCCCCTCTCACCCCGAGAGCAGCGGTTCCACCGCCGTCGGCGGACCGATTCCCCTGCCCGACCCGTTCGACAACGACATCAGCCCCTGGCTGCTGCGCCGCCTCGATCTGGCCACGGCCCTCGCCACGCAGCTGCGCGACGACGCGGCCCGCATTCTTCAACCACTGAACGAAACCACAGCACAAGCAAAGACGACCACCGCCTGA
- a CDS encoding Bug family tripartite tricarboxylate transporter substrate binding protein: MNTVFKNALGGARRRFAVAAACAALLPLGFSATAAQAADAPYPAKAVKLLTNFPAGGPIDILARALADALQKDLKQPFIVDNRPGAGGNIGADLVAKSPADGYTVLLGIDTTFTINPHLYASMPFAAKDLKPLMIFSSSGLSFGVAGNVKAKTLPEFIAQAKAERATFSSAGNGSPGHIAAEIFASETGAKITHVPYKGNAPAVLALMGDEVQAGILATPGLLPQVQSGKLRALAVTGRQRSPLLPQVPTVGELGLKNLEFEVLYLAMVPAATPEPVMQTLRTSLQKAMALPEVKSRLATLDMVPLGETGAAASDHLTASLARYGRIVKATGMKVD; this comes from the coding sequence ATGAACACCGTTTTCAAGAACGCCCTGGGCGGCGCGCGCCGCCGCTTTGCTGTAGCTGCTGCCTGTGCGGCGCTGCTGCCGCTGGGCTTCAGCGCCACGGCGGCGCAGGCGGCCGACGCCCCCTACCCGGCCAAGGCGGTGAAGCTGCTCACCAACTTCCCGGCCGGCGGCCCCATCGACATCCTCGCCCGCGCGCTGGCCGACGCGCTGCAGAAAGACCTGAAGCAGCCCTTCATCGTCGACAACCGCCCCGGCGCGGGCGGCAACATCGGCGCCGACCTGGTGGCCAAGAGCCCGGCCGACGGCTACACGGTGCTGCTGGGCATCGACACCACCTTCACCATCAACCCGCACCTCTATGCGTCGATGCCCTTCGCGGCCAAGGACCTGAAGCCGCTGATGATCTTCAGCTCGTCGGGCCTGAGCTTTGGCGTGGCGGGCAACGTGAAGGCGAAGACGCTGCCCGAGTTCATCGCGCAGGCCAAGGCCGAGCGCGCCACCTTCAGCTCGGCCGGCAACGGCAGCCCGGGCCACATCGCCGCCGAGATCTTCGCGAGCGAGACCGGCGCGAAGATCACGCACGTGCCCTACAAGGGCAACGCGCCGGCGGTGCTGGCGCTGATGGGCGACGAAGTGCAGGCCGGCATCCTCGCCACGCCGGGGCTGCTGCCGCAGGTGCAGTCGGGCAAGCTGCGCGCCCTGGCCGTGACCGGCCGCCAGCGCTCGCCACTGCTGCCGCAGGTGCCCACCGTGGGCGAACTGGGGCTGAAGAACCTGGAGTTCGAGGTGCTCTACCTCGCGATGGTGCCGGCCGCCACGCCCGAGCCCGTGATGCAGACACTGCGCACGTCGCTTCAGAAGGCAATGGCGCTGCCCGAGGTCAAGTCGCGCCTTGCCACGCTCGACATGGTGCCCCTCGGAGAAACCGGCGCCGCCGCCAGCGACCACCTGACCGCCAGCCTTGCGCGCTACGGCCGCATCGTCAAGGCCACCGGCATGAAGGTCGACTGA
- a CDS encoding DUF418 domain-containing protein has protein sequence MSTVPPSHERQPLVDALRGFALLGILVVNIASFSSPFYGLGLSDPMAQSAVERAALFARSLLFETKFYLLFSFLFGYSFTLQMQSAERDGRPFAPRMLRRLAGLWVLGLLHAVVLYHGDILTTYAVIGGVLLLLRRRGDGVMAFWAVSLVLLTSLLWASLGYLMTRTGVDADTLSLHAEAFAALEAYRGTPATVIAQHVRELAQVWVVLAFAQAPTALAMFLAGFIAGRRGLLLADAGAHRPLFKRLFFCGLLIGVPGAMFYALSTTRSGDGGREVVGLALGLLTAPFLTAAYASGLVLLFQAPRGRALVAWLAPAGRMALSNYLLQSLVCAWIFLAYGLRLMGSVGPLASFGFAFSIFAVQLLLSRWWMQRFAYGPVEWLLRAFTLLEWPSCAAK, from the coding sequence ATGAGCACGGTGCCTCCGTCCCACGAGCGGCAGCCGCTGGTCGATGCCCTGCGCGGCTTCGCGCTGCTCGGCATCCTGGTGGTGAACATCGCGAGCTTCTCGTCGCCGTTCTACGGCCTGGGCCTGTCCGACCCGATGGCCCAGTCGGCGGTGGAGCGCGCGGCGCTGTTCGCGCGCTCCTTGCTGTTCGAGACCAAGTTCTACCTGCTGTTCTCGTTCCTGTTCGGCTACAGCTTCACGTTGCAGATGCAGTCGGCCGAGCGAGACGGCAGGCCCTTCGCGCCGCGCATGTTGCGGCGGCTGGCGGGGCTGTGGGTGCTGGGCCTGCTGCATGCGGTGGTGCTGTACCACGGCGACATCCTCACGACCTACGCGGTGATCGGCGGCGTGCTGCTGTTGCTGCGGCGTCGCGGCGACGGCGTCATGGCGTTCTGGGCGGTCAGCCTGGTGCTGCTCACATCGCTGCTGTGGGCCAGCCTCGGCTACCTGATGACGCGCACGGGCGTGGATGCCGACACCCTGAGTCTTCATGCCGAGGCCTTCGCGGCGCTGGAAGCCTACCGGGGCACCCCTGCAACGGTCATCGCCCAGCATGTGCGCGAGCTGGCGCAGGTGTGGGTGGTGCTCGCATTCGCGCAGGCACCGACGGCGCTGGCGATGTTCTTGGCGGGCTTCATCGCCGGGCGGCGCGGCCTGCTGCTGGCGGATGCGGGCGCGCACCGCCCGTTGTTCAAGCGCCTGTTCTTCTGCGGGCTGCTCATCGGCGTGCCGGGCGCCATGTTCTATGCCCTCTCGACCACGCGCTCCGGCGACGGCGGCCGCGAGGTGGTCGGCCTTGCGCTCGGCCTGCTCACCGCGCCTTTCCTCACCGCCGCCTATGCGTCGGGGCTGGTGCTGCTGTTCCAGGCGCCGCGCGGGCGGGCGCTTGTCGCGTGGCTCGCGCCGGCGGGGCGCATGGCGCTGTCCAACTACCTGCTGCAGTCGCTGGTGTGCGCGTGGATCTTCCTGGCTTACGGACTGCGGCTGATGGGCTCGGTCGGGCCGCTCGCCAGCTTCGGGTTTGCGTTCTCCATTTTCGCGGTGCAACTGCTGCTGAGCCGCTGGTGGATGCAGCGCTTTGCCTATGGCCCGGTCGAATGGCTGCTGCGGGCGTTCACGCTGCTTGAATGGCCGTCCTGTGCAGCGAAATAA
- a CDS encoding Bug family tripartite tricarboxylate transporter substrate binding protein: MLPTHSLTRRATHRLVGMLAVAGFTAAFATGAAAQAKLDTPLHIVVGYAPGGATDRVARVVADKLGTKLGVAVIVDNKPGAGGRLAAQQVKVTPANQNVLMLANPAVMVVAPLVFKDNNYDPDRDFVPVSHVNDYDFALAVSPTLPVRELSHLLAWMRANPDQANVGVPATGSLPHFFGLMVGEKAKVQTQVIGYRGSAPLLNDLIGGQVPIAVDTEDVVLPQHAAGKLRILALSGAKRSPFAPNIPTFKEAGLDLAATGWNTFFAPTTMPKAKVEQLATAIREVMQDPDTQRKFKDSGMTPVVSTQAQTVAMLKAYRTQWAPVVQKSGYQP; encoded by the coding sequence ATGCTGCCGACCCACTCCCTCACCCGCCGCGCCACCCACCGCCTCGTCGGCATGCTGGCCGTAGCCGGCTTCACGGCGGCTTTTGCCACCGGTGCCGCCGCCCAGGCCAAGCTGGACACCCCGCTGCACATCGTGGTCGGGTATGCGCCCGGCGGCGCCACCGACCGCGTGGCGCGCGTGGTGGCCGACAAGCTCGGCACCAAGCTGGGCGTGGCGGTCATCGTCGACAACAAGCCCGGCGCGGGCGGCCGCCTCGCGGCGCAGCAGGTGAAGGTCACGCCGGCCAACCAGAACGTGCTGATGCTCGCCAACCCCGCCGTCATGGTGGTGGCGCCGCTGGTCTTCAAGGACAACAACTACGACCCCGACCGCGACTTCGTGCCCGTGTCGCACGTCAACGACTACGACTTCGCGCTCGCCGTGTCGCCCACCCTGCCGGTGCGCGAACTGAGCCACCTGCTCGCATGGATGCGCGCCAACCCCGACCAGGCCAACGTGGGCGTGCCCGCCACCGGCAGCCTGCCGCACTTCTTCGGGCTCATGGTGGGCGAGAAGGCCAAGGTGCAGACCCAGGTGATCGGCTACCGCGGCTCCGCGCCGCTGCTGAACGACCTGATCGGCGGGCAGGTGCCCATTGCCGTCGACACCGAAGACGTGGTGCTGCCGCAGCACGCGGCGGGCAAGCTGCGCATCCTGGCGCTGTCGGGCGCCAAGCGCTCGCCGTTCGCGCCGAACATTCCCACCTTCAAGGAAGCCGGCCTCGACCTGGCCGCCACCGGCTGGAACACATTCTTCGCGCCGACCACCATGCCCAAGGCCAAGGTCGAGCAGCTGGCCACCGCCATCCGCGAAGTCATGCAAGACCCGGACACGCAACGCAAGTTCAAGGACTCCGGCATGACGCCCGTGGTCAGCACCCAGGCGCAGACCGTGGCCATGCTGAAGGCCTACCGCACGCAGTGGGCGCCGGTCGTCCAGAAGTCCGGCTACCAGCCCTGA
- the pcaQ gene encoding pca operon transcription factor PcaQ yields the protein MSAMNFARLKLRHLQCLVMVAQERNLVRAAKALSLTQPAVSKTVAELEEIIGRPLLLRRRRGVELTPAAEVLVRHAVSALRGLSEGLGLAMDMPEADQLHVAVGALPNMVANLLPEAVALLHASHPALRVRVVSGINAQLMTQLRQGEIDLVLGRLAQASAMADLAFEHLYSEPLLLVVRPGHPLASRRKPALDALAGYPLVLPVSGSLIRHTADAFLIAQGVALPNRQVEATDTSFAIGLLQRSDAVWFAPQGAVEGFVARGELERVAIDTSSTEGPVGLTVRRNGEPGEGARLLMETIHGIVQKRKPVMSLRPVEAA from the coding sequence ATGTCAGCCATGAACTTTGCGCGCCTGAAGCTGCGCCACCTGCAATGCCTGGTGATGGTGGCGCAGGAGCGCAACCTGGTGCGCGCCGCCAAGGCGCTGTCGCTCACGCAACCGGCGGTGTCCAAGACCGTGGCTGAGCTGGAAGAAATCATCGGCCGCCCGCTGCTGCTGCGGCGCCGCCGCGGCGTCGAGCTCACGCCGGCCGCCGAAGTGCTGGTGCGCCATGCCGTGTCTGCGCTGCGCGGGCTGAGCGAAGGCCTGGGCCTGGCCATGGACATGCCCGAGGCCGACCAACTGCACGTGGCCGTCGGCGCGCTGCCCAACATGGTGGCCAACCTGCTGCCGGAGGCGGTGGCTTTGCTGCATGCCTCGCATCCGGCGCTGCGCGTGCGGGTGGTCAGCGGCATCAACGCGCAGTTGATGACGCAGCTGCGCCAGGGTGAAATCGACCTTGTGCTGGGCCGGCTCGCGCAGGCCTCGGCCATGGCCGATCTCGCCTTCGAGCATCTCTACAGCGAACCCTTGCTGCTGGTGGTGCGGCCGGGGCATCCGCTGGCCTCGCGGCGCAAGCCGGCGCTCGATGCGCTGGCCGGCTACCCGCTGGTGCTGCCGGTGTCGGGCTCGCTGATCCGCCACACGGCGGACGCCTTTCTCATTGCGCAGGGCGTGGCCCTGCCCAACCGGCAGGTGGAGGCGACCGACACCAGCTTTGCCATCGGGCTGCTCCAGCGCTCCGATGCGGTGTGGTTCGCGCCGCAGGGTGCGGTCGAAGGCTTTGTGGCGCGCGGCGAGCTCGAGCGCGTGGCCATCGACACCAGCAGCACCGAAGGCCCGGTGGGGCTCACGGTGCGGCGCAACGGCGAGCCGGGCGAGGGCGCGCGGCTCCTGATGGAAACCATCCACGGCATCGTGCAGAAGCGCAAGCCCGTCATGAGCCTGCGCCCGGTGGAGGCGGCATGA
- a CDS encoding mechanosensitive ion channel family protein, with protein sequence MIKEILAHPWFGTWVAALIAVPLSLLAHRIGGLVLRRVTRPAPTIHSMVVSCNSAARFVLPLLALNVVWQGAPDNLQFIGNVRHLTGLLLIASTTWLAVRAISGFAEGVLAQNPSDVADNLHARRVLTQTRVLARTAMTVVLVAGGAMMLMTFPGARQVGASLLASAGVIGIVAGLAAKPVFSNLIAGLQIALAQPIRIDDVLVVEGEWGRVEEITGTFVVIKIWDERRLILPLTYFIEKPFQNWTRHSSQLLGAVFIYADYGMPLAPLREEVERIVKSSPEWDGRFFNLRVTDATERTMQIRVLCTAATSGLAFDLRCNVREGLIDFMQREYPQFLPKMRIESEGAQEQQQQPML encoded by the coding sequence ATGATCAAAGAGATACTCGCCCACCCCTGGTTCGGCACATGGGTTGCCGCCCTGATCGCAGTTCCCCTTTCTCTTCTCGCGCACCGTATCGGCGGCCTTGTGTTGAGGCGGGTCACCCGCCCCGCCCCGACGATCCATTCGATGGTGGTCAGCTGCAATTCCGCGGCGCGGTTCGTGCTGCCGCTGCTGGCGCTCAACGTGGTGTGGCAGGGCGCGCCCGACAACCTGCAGTTCATCGGCAACGTGCGCCATCTCACCGGGCTGCTGTTGATCGCCTCAACCACCTGGCTCGCGGTCAGGGCCATCAGCGGCTTCGCCGAAGGCGTGCTGGCGCAGAACCCCTCCGACGTGGCCGACAACCTGCATGCGCGCCGCGTGCTCACGCAGACCCGCGTGCTCGCGCGCACCGCCATGACGGTGGTGCTGGTGGCCGGCGGCGCGATGATGCTCATGACCTTCCCCGGCGCGCGCCAGGTCGGCGCCAGCCTGCTGGCCTCCGCCGGCGTGATCGGCATCGTGGCCGGCCTGGCGGCCAAGCCGGTGTTCAGCAACCTCATCGCCGGCCTGCAGATCGCGCTGGCGCAGCCGATCCGCATCGACGACGTGCTGGTGGTCGAAGGCGAATGGGGCCGTGTCGAGGAGATCACCGGCACCTTCGTGGTCATCAAGATCTGGGACGAGCGCCGGCTGATCCTGCCGCTCACCTACTTCATCGAGAAGCCGTTCCAGAACTGGACGCGCCACTCGTCGCAGCTGCTGGGCGCGGTGTTCATCTACGCCGACTACGGCATGCCGCTCGCGCCGCTGCGCGAAGAGGTCGAGCGCATCGTGAAGTCTTCGCCCGAATGGGACGGCCGCTTCTTCAACCTGCGCGTGACCGACGCCACCGAGCGCACCATGCAGATCCGCGTGCTGTGCACCGCCGCCACCTCGGGCCTGGCCTTCGACCTGCGATGCAACGTGCGCGAAGGGCTGATCGACTTCATGCAGCGCGAGTACCCGCAGTTCCTGCCCAAGATGCGCATCGAGAGCGAAGGTGCGCAGGAGCAACAGCAGCAGCCGATGCTGTAA